The genomic window gttctccggaacaatggagcgagcaaccaacttgttggaaatcatacataccgatgtgtgcggtccaatgagcgttgaggctcgcggaggatatcgttatgttctcactctcactgatgacttgagtagatatgggtatgtctacttaatgaaacacaagtctgagacctttgaaaagttcaaggaatttcagaataaagtagagaatcaacgtgaccgaaaaataaagttcctacgatcagatcgtggaggagaatatttaagtcacgaatttggcacacacttaaggaaatgtggaatcgtttcacaactcacgccgcctggaacacctcagcgtaacggtgtgtccgaacatcgtaatcgcactctattggatatggtgcgttctatgatgtctcttaccgacttaccactataattttggggatacgctctagagacagctacattcactttaaatagggcaccgtctaaatcctttgagacgacaccgtatgaattatggtttgggaagaaacctaagctgtcgtttctaaaagtttggggatgcgatgcttatgtcaagaaacttcaacctgaaaagctcgagcccaagtcggaaaaatgcgtcttcataggataccctaaggaaaccgttgggtataccttctacttaagatccaagggcaagatctttgttgccaagaacggatgctttctggaaaaagagtttatctcgaaagaagtaagtgggaggaaagtagatctcgatgaagtactacctctcgaagggaaagtggtgcagctcaggaaaatgttcctgtgatgcctacaccaactgaagaggaaaataatgatgatgatcaaggcacttcggatcaagttgctactgaacttcgtaggtccacaaggacacgttccgcaccagagtggtacgacaaccctgtcctggaaatcatgttgttagataacggtgaaccttcgaactatgaagaagcgatggcgggcccagattccaacaaatggcttgaagccatgaaatccgagatagaattcatgtatgaaaacaaagtatggactttgacagactttcccgatgatcggcgagcaatagaaaacaaatggatttttaagaagaagacggacgcggatggtaatgttaccatttataaagctcgacttgtcgctaagggttatcgacaagttcaagggattgactacgacgagacattctctcccgtagcaaagccgaagtccgtccgaatcatgttagcaattgccgcatactatgattatgagatatggcagatggacgtcaaaacggcattccttaacggacatcttaaggaagagttgtatatgatacagccggaaggttttgtcaatcctaaagacgctaacaaagtatgcaagctccagcgatccatttatggactggtgcaagcatctcggagttggaacattcgctttgatgagatgatcaaagcgtttgggtttatgcagacttatggagaagcctgcgtttacaagaaagtgagtgggagctctgtagcatttctcatattatatgtagatgacatactcttgatgggaaatgatatagaacttctggacaacattaaggcctacttgaataagtgtttttcaatgaaggaccttggagaagctgcttatatattaggcatcaagatctatagagatagatcgagatgcctcataggtctttcataaagcacataccttgataagattttgaagaagttcaaaatggatcagtccaagaaggggttcttgcctatgttacaaggtgtgagattgagctcggctcagtccccgaccacggcaaaagataaagaagagatgagtgtcatcccctatgcttcagccataggatccattatgtatgccatgctatgtaccagacctgatgtaaaccttgccgtgagtttggtagcaaggtaccaaagtaatcccggcaaggaacactggacagcggtcaagaatatcctgaagtacctgaaaaggacaaaggacatgtttctcgtttatggaggtgacgaagagctcgtcgtaaagggttatgtcgacgctagcttcgacacatatctggatgactctaagtcacaaaccggatacgtgtatatgttgaatggtggagcagtaagctggtgcagctgcaagcagagcgtcatggcgggatctacatgtgaagcggagtacatggcagcctcggaggcagcgcatgaagcgatttgggtgaaggagttcatcaccgacctaggagtcatacccaatgcgtcggggccgatcaaactcttctgtgacaacactagagctattgccctagccaaggagcccaggtttcacaagaagaccaggcacatcaagcgtcgtttcaactccatccgtgaaaatgttcaagatggagacatagatatttgcaaagtacatacggatctgaatgtcgcagatccgttgactaaacctctctcgcgagcaaaacatgatcaacaccagaaccctatgggtgttcgattcatcacaatgtaactagattagtgactctagtgcaagtgggagactgttggaaatatgccctagaggcaataataaaagtattattatatttcattgttcatgataattgtcttttattcatgctataactgtattatccggaaatcgtaatacacgtgtgaatacatagaccacaatatgtccctagtgagcctctagttgactagctcgttgtgatcaacagatagtcatggtttcctggctatggacattggatgtcgttgataacgggatcacatcattaggagaatgatgtgatggacaagacccaatcctaagcatagcacaaagatcgtgtagttcgtttgctagagcttttccaatgtcaagtatctcttcctttgaccatgagatcgtgtaactcccggataccgtaggagtgctttgggtgtatcaaacgtcacaacgtaactgggtgactataaaggtgcactacaggtatctccgaaagtgtctgttgggttgacacggatcgagactgggatttgtcactctgtatgacggagaggtatctctgggcccactcggtaatgcatcatcatattgagctcaaagcgaccaagtggttggtcacgggatcatgcattacggtacgagtaaagtgacttgccggtaacgagactgaacaaggtattgggataccgacgatcgagtctcgggcaagtaacgtaccgattgacaaagggaattgtatacggggtttgatcgaatcctcgacatcgtggttcaaccgatgaaatcatcgaggagcatgtgggagccaacttgggtatccagatcccgctgttggttattgcccgagagtcgtctcggtcatgtctgcgtgtctcccgaacccgtagggtctacacacttaaggttcggtgacgctagggttgtatgaatatgagtatgcagcataccgaatgttgttcggagtcccgggtgagatcccggacgtcacgaggaatttcggaatggtccggaggtaaagaataatatataggaagtggtatttcggccatcgggaaggtttcggggtctcccggtaatgtaccgggaccacctgaagggtcccgggggtccatcgggtggggccacccatcccggagggccccatgggctgacgtgggaggggagccagcccatagtgggctggtgcgcccccctaggcccacccctgcgcctagggttgaaaccctagggtgggggggcgcaccacatgccttggggggcactcctccccccttggccgccgcccccttgggagattcaatctcctagggccaaagccccccctgggggcctatataaaggagggcaggggggagggcagccgtacccttgtgcttggcgcctccctccccctgctacacctcgtcctcctcccgtagtcgcttggcgaagccctgctggagttctgctgcatccaccaccacgccgtcgtgctgctggatcatcatcaacctctccttcccccttgctggatcaagaaggaggagacgtctcccgtcccgtacgtgtgttgaacgcggaggtgctatccgttcagcacttggtcatcggtgatctgaatcacggcgagtacgagtccatcatcaccatccccttgaacgcttccgcactcgatctacaagtggtatgtagacgcaaactcactcccttgactcgttgcttagatgaacccatagatggattttggtgaaaccgtaggaaaaattttaattttctgcaacgttccccaacaacggatacttacgatctcgccaggggcttggcccttgagggccactcctcgttgcCGTCGCCAACGTTGGCGGAGCAgaccgggggaagggtccttcctttcttggacccttcggcctccctcgttggggaggccttcctcttcttctctccccccgctgggggagaggcctctttcttctcctcctcgtcttcaggggaggagtccgcctcggagtcgtcggacgatgagtccgatatcacctgacgccgggaactccttcgggttcccgtggactttttcttggccttcttctccggcaccacgtaaagtgccgggaccagcagccttgtcaaatgggcgtccgctgggtcttctggaaggggagccggacagttaacctgtacggacgtcttctgccagtcctgttaaaggcattgggagtttagatcccacatagagtcaaagtatgaaacaatgaGTGTCCCGTAAAGGATGACATAGCTTAGCTCGCCGGCCGGGCGCtgtgtgctgaatccgcgatcttcgatcgtagatgcgggagcttcggcgcccttgaacagcaccctccaggcagcttcatacgttgtgtcgaagagcccgctcaaggtccggtgctgtgtcggattaaactcccacaaattgaaggcccgttgctggcaggggagaatccggcagacgagcatgacctggatcacattgacaagcttaagcttcttgttcaccagggtctgaagacaagactggagtccggtcagctcctccgaggtaccccatagcaagcccttctctttccaggaggtgagctgcatggggatgccagatctgaactcgggggccgctgcccatttagggtcacgcggctcggtgatgtagaaccaccccgattgccaccctttgatggattccacgaaggcaccctcaagccaagtaactttgggcattttgcccaccatggcgcctccgcactccgcttggctgcccttcacaaccttcggcttgacattaaaggtctttagccacaagccgaagtggggctggatgcagaggaaggcctcgcacacgatgataaacgctgagatgttgaggatgaagtttggggccagatcatggaagtccaggccgtagtagtacatgagcctacggacaaaggggtgaagtgggaagcccagtccgtggaggaagtggggaaggaatacgaccctctcatggggcttgggggtggggatgagctgcccctcgtcgggcagccggtgcacgatgtcgctggacagatatccggcgctgcgcagcttctcgatgtgcccctccgtaactgaggaggccatccacttgcctcccgctccggacatggctggaaagggtcgaggtgagatgtgcggacttgggcgctggagctcgagtgcacggagacggataagcaaaggaggaagaaggcgtaggtaaaggaggtagatccttatccccttatatattggcggatgaaactatgcgtccctactggcctggtaaaactcgcttatctcccaagcgccgcaatcaatggtgcggttgggttacccacgtccgtattgatgggaatcccggaataaggggaacatgatctctacttcgacaagacgtgccaaggaaatcgcttcgctaaacgcgctgaggtggtataataaaaacgattcaagtaaaggcttggtagtggtgtgacgtcacgccacaaaatacgtcagcagattgaacttgtgtaaatattattctctctacggtggtatgtggaatttattttacagagccggacactatcctggcgttcacaatcttctatgaattattcggaggaggaacccgccttgcaatgccgaagacaatatgcgcgccggactcgtcgtcattgaagcctggttcaggggctactgagggagtcctggaatagggggtgtccggatagccgaactatcatcatcggccgaactccaagactatgaagatacgagattgaagactttgtcccgtgtccggatgggactttccttggcgtggaaggcaagcttggcaatacggatatgtagatctcctaccattgtaaccgactctgtgtaaccctagccctctccggtgtctatataaacaggagggttttagtccataggacgaacaacaatcataccataggctagcttctagggtttagcctccttgatctcgtggtagatccactcttgtactacccatatcatcaatattaatcaagtaggagtagggttttacctccatcgagagggcccgaacctgggtaaaaacatcgtgtcccttgtctcctgttaccatccgcttagacgcacagttcgggaccccctacccgagatccgccggttttgacaccgacaaccttgAACAAAGGTTGCAGCGAAGCACACCATTTTCATAAAATAGAATGGTCAACTATCAACAAATGATATTCATGAATACTGATCATTAATGCAAGATCTTTCCTAGAATGTTCTTGGTCAAAAACTCCATTGTTGTCAAGATCTACTTCCCACCATTAGTAGCCACCAACTCTAACTTATGTTGTTTTAGGCCTCCAGGTGTGCTCTTAGCACAAGAAATTTTCAAGTGGTTGTTCAAATGTGAAGTGCACCTTTACTTGGTTCACTTAGCCATTTTTGACAGTACATGCATTGAGCATGCCATTTTCCTCCATTAAATTCTTTATTAAATTTGTTCCATACATGTAAGCTTCCTCTTTTAGTTTCCTCTTCAATTCCATTGGTACCATTTTCGAGTCGATGACTTGCCATGTCCAGTTCCATCAACAACTGAGCTATCTACTAGTAGCATCGAGAAACTATACACCGGTGAATCCCTCTATACAAGACCACAATGAAATAGATTAGTTTCTACTGCAGCAAACCAAATTGAAAGGTTCAAAATTGGGAGTAAGAAAAGCGACTCACTTTGCAGCTTGTCCGGGATGGCGCCAAGGGAGAACATGGTTGGCGTGTCGCTGCTCCCATTGGCAGGGGTTGGTGGAAAGGTGGTGGGGTGTTGCTTTGCTGGAAGAGATCACCTCACACCCTCACAAGGCAGCGGTGAATCCTTTTTTCTCGGACATGATGGGGTCAAGGGAGAACGGGGATGGTGGTGGGTCAGTGGTGGGGTTGCTGCTTGGCTAGATGAGATTGCCTCAtgccctcatcgacggtggcggtGGCTTGGATAATGAGACAAGAGGATGTCATCGGCGGCTTGATGTGGGGGAGAAACCAGAGAGTTGCTAGGTTTGTGATTGAGGAGAGCGGCTAGCTTCTTTGTCTCATAACCTAGGTAGGTGTGGTATGTAGACCGGGTCAAGGATGGTGGGGAGTTGCTAGTATTTAGGTATAAAGGGCCCACCCGTTAGGTAATCTTGCGACCCATGGGCAGAACCCTTCCCGCACACCCTACGCATGAATAATAGGGTTTCCCATCGGGCTTACCCATAGGTGAAGATGGCCACCCATACCCTGCCCAATAGGGTCAGGTGCCCATGGGCGCGGACACCGATGGGTCGAATTGCCAGGTTGAGCCCAATGCAATGCAAAGTTTTCTTTAAAAAATCGTCCATACGCCAACAGCATGGTTTGTGAGAACAAGACAACAAGTTTATAAATAGACCCTTTTAGAAAATAGTTAGTTCACTAGTGGTCAAAGAAATGTTGATGTGGTAGCCATGTGGTTGGTCTTCACCGAATCGGTTTTGGCATTATTTAAGCGAATTAATAAGTTTATGGCCTAAATTGATCGATTCTTCACTTGTTGGCCTAAAACATGCAATCAATTTGAGTTAATGAACTAGTGGTGCACTCATATTTGAGAATCCTGCAAGTCAAATTAAAGAGGCCCTTATTATGGTTGTTGCTTCCAGAGGCCCTTATTATGGTTGTTGCTTCCAACCTTATAGGCCTCTTTAGAGTGCATGGATCCGAATAATACGGCAATAGAAAAAATACATGATTTGAAATATTATTGTTTAATATATGCTACATATAAAACAAATCCACGTGAATTGTTGAGAAGATGCTTTTGAGTGCTGCAAGGAGAAATGTCAAAATTTTAAGAAGAGTAATAGAGTATTAGGAGTAATAAAGTTGATTATGTTGAGAGAACTTTTTTTTGGTAGCATAGAGTAGAAGAGAACCCATGCtaccaaaaaaaaaaaaacaagggAGTATCGAGAGCAGCACTAGTGGTCTCTCACACAACAACCTAATTCTGTCAAGGGTCGCGCATCTTCCACAATACTGTCGTCTCATTCTCTCCCCCCGGCCGCAGGTTGCTCTGCTCCCATCACCACAAAGCAAAACCCCAAAGAAAGACACCCACCTATTTATCTCGCGCTCCGCTCCTCTCCACACTACCGCGAATTGCCAATGATAGTGATACTTGCAGAACCCATCCTTCTCGGAGCGATCTGTCGATGGCCGAGGCCAAGCGCATGCACGAGCAGACCACCGGGTGCCTCCCCGTCGACCAGTCCTGCTTTGCGCTCTCCCGGTTGTCCAACGCGTACCGCCCCACCCGCAACAACGACCCGGCCTGCTGCTCCACAACGTCCTACCTTGAGGTCCTCGGCATCTCATTCGCGACGCTGCTCATCATCCTCTTCGTGCTCTGCATGATACGGTGCTACCTCATGCGGCGGGCCGTGAACCGGGTCACGGTGGGGGCCGCAACGTCGACAGGCGCGGGGGCGTCCGTGGTGGTCAAGAAGCGGCCCACCGGCCTCAGCGACGACGCCATCGCCGCGCTGCCCAAGTTCGAGTACCGACACACGGCCGACGAGAGTGATCGGTGGGAGTGCTCGATATGCCTCTGCACCATGGCCGACGGCGAGGTGGCCAGGCAACTACCTAGATGCATGCACCTCTTCCACAGGGCGTGCGTCGACATGTGGCTCACGGCGCACACCACATGCCCGGTGTGCCGAGCCGAGGTGGTCAAGCCGACGGACAACGACGACAGCTGTGCCAAGACGCCGGCGGCCGAGGCCGGCCCGTCTGGGCCGGCTAGGTTGGAGGATGGCCAAAGGGATTTGGAGGCGCAGTTATAGCGTCAGAGGCGCATGCGCTTGCTCCCCGGGATGTGTAGTGTaatttttctattttggcgcccCTTTAGGGAGGCGATTTTGAgccatttgattttattatttggtTTTCAGATAAGAATAACACGAGGAGAGAAGATAGTgatttttagtatttattttagtGCAAAAGTTATTTCTGGTATTCAACCGGTTATTGGGAAAAGAAACGCACAAAAACAGAAGTGTTCTAAATCATAGAAAAATAGACGTTGGAGAGATGATTGTGCATTAGACATTTTTAGATATAATATCTTCACATTATAGATTTTACCCATATTCAATGGAATGCAAAGAAAGTCCGGAT from Triticum aestivum cultivar Chinese Spring chromosome 3B, IWGSC CS RefSeq v2.1, whole genome shotgun sequence includes these protein-coding regions:
- the LOC123065154 gene encoding RING-H2 finger protein ATL39-like; this translates as MAEAKRMHEQTTGCLPVDQSCFALSRLSNAYRPTRNNDPACCSTTSYLEVLGISFATLLIILFVLCMIRCYLMRRAVNRVTVGAATSTGAGASVVVKKRPTGLSDDAIAALPKFEYRHTADESDRWECSICLCTMADGEVARQLPRCMHLFHRACVDMWLTAHTTCPVCRAEVVKPTDNDDSCAKTPAAEAGPSGPARLEDGQRDLEAQL